In Sphingopyxis sp. 113P3, one DNA window encodes the following:
- a CDS encoding acetyl-CoA carboxylase carboxyltransferase subunit alpha: MTAFLDFEKQVAALDRQIAELREMGEDPTLNIENDIARLEAKSSKLLREIYAKLTPWQKTQVARHPDRPHFKHYVAGLFDDWMPLAGDRNFGDDQAILGGLARFRGRRVMVIGHEKGDDIPSRMKHNFGMAKPEGYRKAIRLMQLADRFGLPVVTLVDTSGAFPGIQAEERGQAEAIARSTEQCLALGVPMVAAIVGEGGSGGAIALAAANRVLMFEHAVYSVISPEGCASILWRTSDKAPEAAAAMKMAAEDLLALGVIDRIVPEPVGGAHRAPEVAIKALGDAIAEELDALEGQPREALLLAREEKFLAMGRA; the protein is encoded by the coding sequence ATGACAGCCTTTCTGGACTTCGAAAAACAGGTCGCCGCGCTCGATCGGCAGATTGCGGAACTGCGCGAAATGGGCGAAGACCCCACGCTCAACATCGAAAATGATATCGCGCGGCTCGAGGCAAAGTCCTCGAAATTGCTGCGGGAAATCTATGCCAAGCTGACGCCGTGGCAAAAGACGCAGGTCGCGCGTCATCCCGACCGGCCGCATTTCAAACATTATGTCGCGGGCCTGTTCGACGACTGGATGCCGCTCGCGGGTGACCGAAATTTCGGCGACGATCAGGCGATCCTCGGTGGTCTTGCGCGTTTCCGCGGTCGCCGTGTGATGGTGATCGGGCACGAAAAGGGCGACGATATTCCCTCACGGATGAAGCATAATTTCGGCATGGCGAAGCCCGAGGGTTACCGCAAGGCGATCCGGCTGATGCAGCTCGCCGACCGCTTTGGCCTGCCGGTGGTGACGCTGGTCGACACGTCCGGGGCGTTCCCCGGTATCCAGGCCGAGGAGCGGGGGCAAGCCGAGGCGATCGCGCGTTCGACCGAACAATGCCTTGCACTCGGCGTGCCAATGGTCGCGGCAATCGTCGGGGAGGGCGGGTCGGGCGGCGCGATCGCGCTCGCAGCTGCCAATCGCGTGCTGATGTTCGAACATGCCGTCTATTCGGTGATTTCACCCGAAGGCTGCGCCTCGATCCTCTGGCGCACCTCGGACAAGGCTCCCGAGGCGGCGGCGGCCATGAAGATGGCGGCGGAAGATCTCCTCGCGCTCGGCGTGATCGACCGTATCGTTCCTGAGCCAGTGGGCGGTGCGCACCGCGCGCCCGAGGTGGCGATCAAGGCGCTCGGCGATGCCATCGCGGAAGAGCTGGACGCGCTTGAAGGCCAGCCGCGCGAGGCGCTGCTCCTGGCGCGCGAGGAAAAATTCCTCGCGATGGGACGTGCGTAG
- a CDS encoding Flp family type IVb pilin, protein MKFIKKFVRDTKAATAIEYGLIAALIAVAGITAMTQVGKGVGNTFNNVSAELD, encoded by the coding sequence ATGAAGTTCATCAAGAAGTTCGTTCGCGACACCAAGGCCGCGACTGCTATCGAATATGGCCTGATCGCCGCTCTGATTGCCGTCGCCGGCATCACCGCGATGACCCAGGTCGGTAAGGGCGTCGGCAATACGTTCAACAACGTTTCGGCTGAGCTTGACTAA
- a CDS encoding Flp family type IVb pilin, translating to MNMMKGLMRSTRAATAVEYGLILALIFLAASVAVSDVGTKTSSMWNNVATTTGAVL from the coding sequence ATGAATATGATGAAAGGGCTGATGCGGTCGACCAGGGCCGCGACAGCCGTTGAATATGGGCTGATCCTGGCCCTGATCTTTCTGGCGGCCAGCGTCGCTGTATCCGACGTCGGAACCAAGACCAGCTCGATGTGGAACAATGTCGCAACGACGACGGGGGCTGTCCTTTAG
- a CDS encoding tyrosine recombinase, with amino-acid sequence METADGALIERFLEMMAAERGAAVNTLAAYRRDLDQASVLAKGRLAQATPPVLRQIMADYRALAASTAARKLSALRQFFAFLLDEGERKDNPALDIARPATRRPLPRILTHTDVERLFAQAGSEAEGETPPAAAVRLLLLLELLYGSGLRASELVSLPRRAITGDRAFLIVRGKGEKERMVPLSERARGALDRWLPLLAEGSQWLFPSGKGHVSRVRLFQMLRALAGRAGLDPQSVSPHVLRHAFATHLLEGGADLRALQLMLGHADIATTEIYTHVDSRRLVELVNNRHPLAQMAVGEDVDLKPPTA; translated from the coding sequence ATGGAAACGGCCGACGGCGCGCTGATCGAACGATTTTTGGAGATGATGGCGGCCGAACGCGGTGCTGCGGTCAACACGCTGGCGGCCTATCGCCGCGACCTCGATCAGGCGTCTGTGCTGGCGAAGGGGCGTCTCGCTCAGGCGACGCCCCCGGTGCTAAGGCAGATCATGGCGGATTATCGCGCCCTTGCGGCCAGCACCGCTGCGCGCAAGCTTTCGGCTCTGCGCCAGTTCTTCGCTTTCCTTCTCGACGAAGGCGAGCGGAAAGACAATCCTGCGCTCGACATTGCGCGTCCGGCGACGCGGCGACCCTTGCCGCGCATCCTGACCCATACGGACGTGGAAAGGCTTTTCGCGCAGGCGGGAAGCGAGGCCGAAGGTGAGACGCCGCCTGCCGCGGCGGTCCGCCTGCTGCTCCTGCTTGAATTGCTCTATGGTTCGGGGCTCCGCGCGAGCGAGCTCGTGTCGCTCCCGCGCCGCGCGATTACGGGCGACCGGGCGTTTTTGATCGTGCGCGGCAAGGGCGAGAAGGAGCGGATGGTCCCCTTGTCGGAGCGTGCGCGCGGCGCGCTCGACCGCTGGCTGCCGCTGCTTGCCGAAGGCTCCCAATGGCTCTTTCCATCGGGAAAGGGTCATGTTTCGCGGGTGCGCCTGTTTCAGATGCTGCGCGCGCTTGCAGGCCGCGCCGGGCTCGATCCGCAGAGCGTGAGCCCGCATGTATTGCGTCACGCCTTTGCCACTCATCTTCTCGAAGGGGGCGCCGATCTGCGCGCGCTGCAACTGATGCTGGGCCATGCCGATATCGCCACGACCGAAATCTACACGCATGTCGACAGCCGCCGCCTGGTGGAGCTGGTCAACAATCGGCACCCGCTTGCACAGATGGCGGTCGGAGAGGACGTTGACCTGAAGCCGCCGACCGCTTAG
- a CDS encoding DUF1178 family protein, translating into MIVFDLRCSAGDHRFEAWFASSESFADQQARGLIACPVCGDAGVEKAVMAPRVAVKSNRQPDAATPPPAHAEPEGAPHEMVRRLIADIAAKQAEMLPRSRWVGRDFVDAARAMHEGRVPEDLIHGQASPEEAQALRDDGIAAVPLLVPFVPPDAVN; encoded by the coding sequence ATGATTGTCTTCGATCTGCGCTGCAGCGCCGGTGACCACCGGTTCGAGGCCTGGTTTGCGAGCAGTGAGAGCTTTGCCGACCAGCAGGCACGCGGACTGATTGCGTGCCCGGTGTGCGGCGACGCCGGGGTCGAAAAGGCTGTAATGGCGCCGCGGGTCGCCGTGAAATCGAACCGTCAACCCGATGCGGCGACTCCGCCCCCCGCGCATGCGGAACCGGAGGGAGCGCCGCACGAGATGGTTCGCAGACTGATCGCCGACATCGCGGCGAAGCAGGCCGAAATGCTGCCCCGATCGCGTTGGGTAGGCCGTGACTTCGTTGATGCGGCGCGCGCTATGCACGAGGGCCGGGTCCCGGAAGACCTGATCCATGGGCAGGCTTCACCCGAAGAGGCGCAGGCGCTGCGCGACGACGGGATTGCCGCGGTGCCCCTTCTCGTCCCCTTCGTCCCGCCCGACGCGGTTAATTGA
- a CDS encoding site-specific integrase: MIKQAFPPLPVDQWPARDRSLWQAARQPSGPFDDDAGFAARWRSPTMKMCERGYGMLVGWLDRSGQLDPLAHPCHRVTRDLIRAFITEYSVGRAETTVASAVRGMAYVLRACAPPDGVDWLTKLAHRMTNTAKPSRPKLPRMVRVADIILLSDRLMDIGLEELRRSRRSGAPIYRDGLIIGLLAHRPWRRRNLADLRLGHNLLVDDFGIRITIPREETKKGVAFDGYVPERLKGATFTYLDRVRPVLLKSGIPDESWLWIGRQGRRMPANDISIRVPKTTRKHFGRDLSPHLFRDCAATEVALERPELIGMTKHLLGHMTPVSSQKYYNQATSFTAYSRHADVIRKLRGEES; the protein is encoded by the coding sequence GTGATCAAACAGGCATTCCCCCCGCTTCCGGTCGATCAGTGGCCTGCTCGCGATCGATCCCTCTGGCAGGCCGCCCGGCAGCCCAGCGGACCGTTCGATGACGATGCCGGCTTTGCCGCGCGGTGGCGTTCGCCCACCATGAAGATGTGTGAGCGGGGGTATGGCATGTTGGTCGGCTGGCTGGACAGAAGCGGCCAGCTCGATCCCCTCGCACATCCCTGTCACCGTGTGACGCGGGACCTGATCAGGGCATTCATCACCGAATATAGCGTTGGCCGCGCGGAAACGACGGTCGCGAGCGCCGTTCGGGGCATGGCCTACGTCCTGCGGGCCTGCGCACCGCCCGACGGCGTGGACTGGCTGACCAAGCTCGCGCACCGGATGACGAACACCGCCAAGCCGTCGCGCCCCAAGCTGCCGCGCATGGTCCGGGTCGCTGACATCATCCTGCTATCCGACAGGCTGATGGATATCGGCCTGGAAGAGTTGCGGCGCAGCCGTCGCAGCGGCGCTCCCATCTATCGCGACGGATTGATCATCGGCCTGCTTGCCCATCGGCCCTGGCGCCGGCGCAATCTCGCGGACCTGCGGCTCGGCCATAACCTGCTTGTCGACGACTTCGGCATCAGGATCACAATCCCTCGCGAAGAGACCAAGAAGGGCGTTGCCTTCGACGGCTATGTGCCCGAGCGGCTCAAAGGGGCGACGTTCACCTATCTCGATCGGGTTCGGCCCGTCCTGCTCAAGAGCGGCATCCCGGATGAGAGCTGGCTCTGGATCGGACGCCAGGGTCGCCGGATGCCCGCCAACGACATCAGCATCCGCGTGCCGAAGACCACGCGCAAGCACTTCGGACGAGACCTCTCTCCGCACCTGTTCCGCGACTGCGCGGCCACCGAAGTTGCTCTTGAGCGCCCAGAACTGATCGGCATGACCAAGCATCTGCTCGGCCATATGACGCCGGTTTCGAGCCAGAAATACTACAACCAGGCGACCAGCTTCACCGCCTACTCGCGCCACGCCGACGTCATTCGCAAGCTGCGGGGAGAAGAATCATGA
- a CDS encoding (deoxy)nucleoside triphosphate pyrophosphohydrolase, with the protein MVAVALVDKDGRLLVQQRPEGKSMAGLWEFPGGKIEPGETPEAALVRELREELAIDVEAACLAPACFASDALGESHLLLLLYVCRKWQGAPEPIHASALRWVRPVELHALAMPPADKPLIGLLEALL; encoded by the coding sequence GTGGTCGCGGTCGCACTCGTCGACAAGGATGGGCGCCTGCTTGTCCAGCAGCGGCCTGAGGGCAAGTCGATGGCGGGCTTATGGGAATTTCCCGGCGGCAAGATCGAACCGGGTGAAACGCCCGAGGCGGCGCTGGTGCGGGAACTTCGGGAAGAATTGGCGATCGACGTCGAAGCGGCGTGCCTTGCACCTGCGTGTTTCGCGAGCGACGCATTGGGCGAGAGCCACCTCCTTTTGTTGCTTTACGTCTGCCGCAAATGGCAGGGCGCGCCGGAGCCAATCCACGCGAGCGCGCTGCGCTGGGTACGGCCGGTCGAACTCCACGCACTGGCGATGCCGCCCGCCGACAAGCCCCTTATCGGTCTTTTAGAAGCGCTTCTTTGA
- a CDS encoding methyltransferase type 12 — translation MSDTPALLFSPKRHRSQRDRMARLPAGANFLAPIIAETLLDRLSMVTRDFPRTLLIGAHDAALADQLRAMGTRLSILEAAPGLAAHSDAIVAEADRVDLPFASFDLIVWPGGLDSVNDVPGALVRLRALLAPDGLLLGAFVGDGSLPQLRRAVMSEGVRPIARLHPQIDLSAMGNLLQRIGFAMPVVDVEGLTVRYRDWFALVRDLRAAGLASRLTPAPPPLSREEAARIAAAFAAQADPDGRIAEQFRLVHFSGWAPHPDQPRPARRGSGAASLADALKPKP, via the coding sequence ATGTCCGACACCCCCGCCCTGCTCTTCTCCCCCAAGCGCCATCGCTCCCAGCGAGACCGGATGGCGCGCTTGCCCGCGGGCGCCAATTTTCTTGCCCCCATCATCGCCGAGACCCTGCTCGATCGCTTGTCGATGGTGACGCGCGACTTTCCGCGTACTTTGCTGATTGGGGCGCATGACGCCGCGCTTGCCGATCAATTGCGCGCCATGGGCACCCGGCTCAGCATCCTCGAGGCAGCTCCAGGCCTCGCGGCGCACAGCGATGCGATTGTGGCCGAGGCCGACCGCGTCGATCTGCCCTTTGCAAGCTTCGACCTGATCGTCTGGCCGGGCGGGCTCGACAGCGTCAACGATGTTCCCGGAGCGCTGGTGCGCCTGCGGGCGCTGCTGGCGCCCGACGGGCTTCTGCTCGGGGCCTTCGTTGGCGACGGCAGCCTCCCGCAGCTGCGACGTGCGGTGATGAGTGAAGGCGTGCGTCCGATCGCGCGCCTGCATCCGCAGATTGACCTTTCAGCGATGGGAAATCTGCTCCAGCGCATCGGCTTTGCGATGCCGGTGGTCGACGTGGAGGGGCTGACGGTGCGCTATCGAGACTGGTTCGCGTTGGTGCGCGATCTGCGCGCCGCCGGGCTTGCAAGCCGGCTGACGCCCGCGCCGCCGCCGCTTTCGCGCGAGGAAGCCGCTCGCATTGCCGCTGCATTCGCCGCGCAGGCCGACCCCGACGGCCGGATAGCCGAGCAATTTCGCCTCGTTCATTTCAGCGGCTGGGCACCCCATCCCGACCAGCCGCGCCCGGCCCGCCGCGGCAGCGGCGCAGCCTCGCTCGCGGACGCCCTGAAGCCGAAACCCTGA
- a CDS encoding M48 family metalloprotease — MARTTTSIALAMVLAGCAAAGGGVSGPADARTKAIKTATSITASERQQGAEAHPQLLQEFGGTYSGPQAAYVTRVGQNIAVQSGMSNARSDFTVTLLNSPVNNAFAIPGGYIYVTRQLMALMNDEAELAGVLGHEVGHVAAQHSKKRQSAATRNTILGVLGAVLGGAIGDNGGLLGSLGGLLQNNAMQVAQLATLGFSRSQELEADQLGVQYLKSAGYDPMALSTVLASLANQTNLEARLAGGNARSIPEWASTHPDPASRVRNAQTLASRAGAGGVRNADAFMASIDGVLYGDDPAQGVVEGRQFLHPDLRLAFTVPNGYGMQNGTSAVSVSGNGGQAQFSTGPYSGDMNAYIAAVFKAVGGDANLTPSSIQRTTVNGIPAYYSTVRANSQSGQVDVTVFAYEFAKNSAFHFVALTKAGGASTFNSMFTSLRRLNASEAAAIKPRRVDVVTVKSGDTVASLARRMAYSDYQAERFQVLNRLAANSRLSPGQKVKLVVSASR, encoded by the coding sequence ATGGCCCGCACGACAACTTCGATCGCGTTGGCGATGGTGCTCGCGGGATGCGCAGCGGCCGGCGGCGGCGTGAGCGGTCCGGCCGACGCCAGGACGAAGGCGATCAAGACCGCGACCAGTATCACCGCGTCGGAACGCCAGCAGGGCGCCGAGGCGCATCCGCAGCTCCTGCAGGAATTCGGGGGAACCTACTCGGGACCGCAAGCAGCATATGTGACCCGTGTCGGGCAGAATATCGCGGTCCAGTCCGGAATGTCGAATGCAAGGAGCGACTTCACGGTCACGCTGCTCAATTCGCCGGTCAACAATGCTTTTGCGATACCGGGCGGCTATATTTACGTCACGCGTCAGCTCATGGCGTTGATGAACGACGAGGCGGAACTTGCTGGCGTCCTCGGGCACGAGGTCGGGCACGTCGCCGCGCAGCATAGCAAGAAGCGTCAGTCTGCCGCGACGCGCAACACCATTCTTGGCGTCTTGGGCGCGGTCCTCGGCGGCGCGATCGGCGATAATGGCGGTCTCCTCGGATCGCTTGGCGGGCTTCTGCAGAATAATGCGATGCAGGTCGCTCAGCTCGCGACCCTGGGCTTTTCGCGCAGCCAGGAACTCGAGGCCGATCAGCTTGGCGTTCAGTATCTGAAGAGCGCAGGATATGACCCGATGGCGCTCTCGACTGTGCTTGCAAGCCTTGCCAATCAGACCAACCTTGAAGCCCGGCTGGCTGGCGGCAATGCCCGGTCGATTCCCGAATGGGCGAGCACCCACCCCGACCCTGCCTCGCGGGTGCGCAACGCGCAGACGCTCGCGAGCCGCGCAGGCGCCGGCGGGGTTCGGAACGCAGACGCCTTCATGGCGTCGATCGACGGTGTTCTTTACGGCGATGATCCGGCGCAAGGGGTGGTCGAGGGACGCCAGTTCCTCCATCCTGACCTTCGTCTCGCTTTCACCGTACCCAATGGCTACGGGATGCAGAACGGAACGAGCGCAGTGAGCGTGAGCGGCAACGGCGGCCAGGCGCAATTTTCAACCGGTCCTTACAGCGGCGACATGAATGCCTATATCGCCGCGGTCTTCAAGGCCGTGGGCGGCGATGCAAATCTCACGCCATCGAGCATCCAGCGAACGACGGTGAACGGCATTCCCGCTTACTATTCGACCGTAAGGGCGAACAGCCAGTCCGGCCAGGTCGACGTCACGGTTTTCGCTTATGAGTTCGCGAAAAACAGCGCCTTCCACTTTGTCGCTCTGACGAAGGCGGGCGGCGCTTCGACCTTCAATTCGATGTTCACCAGCCTGCGGCGTCTCAATGCGAGCGAAGCGGCAGCGATCAAGCCGCGCCGCGTCGATGTGGTGACAGTGAAGAGCGGGGATACGGTGGCAAGCCTTGCGCGCCGCATGGCCTATAGCGATTATCAGGCCGAGCGATTTCAGGTGCTGAACCGGCTCGCAGCGAACAGCCGGCTGTCGCCAGGTCAGAAGGTCAAGCTGGTCGTCTCCGCGAGCCGCTGA
- a CDS encoding recombinase family protein: MTRAAIYVRVSTTRQAERDLSIPDQIAQCRTWCQRQSIEVVRVFSEPGASALDEDRPVFQEMIHTAKRTDKPFDLVVVHSLSRFSRDSLHSELYIRELRKAGVELVSITQEVGQDPTGEMFRKLLHIFDEHQSRETAKHVHRAMLENARQGFWNGSRPPYGYGVEIAERRGSKDKKVLVVNDAEARVVRMIFDMAAGVDGRPMGVKAIATWLNERGILRRGRRFSTGGVHAILTASTYHGQHYFNRTDSRNDRPRHPSEWIPLAVPAIIDEKTFNAAQALLQSRAPKRVAPRLVNTPTLLAGVARCGHCGAALIQNTGKGGQYRYYCCSRRLKEGPFGCKGLRMPMDKLDGIVIGEVTKQILQPEHLVSLLSDYLRTAIEREDRNRDRLRQMRQDHKETEAGITRLLELVEKGLMDAEDASMRERLVNLRFRRDELAEQVSDLTRRLAMAEPVITPAKIEKLALLLRDKLHHGPPDLRQAYARLLLSEVRVQPHEIRISGSKAVLARSAAAGVAKTTPAVLSFVALPERWVTFRTGQMGYTSGLCRRAKCRGRSVTKWTSVSALWRACWTARRWRRCAGSSISPAKRATRSSSATRTAVCQA; the protein is encoded by the coding sequence ATGACCCGGGCAGCAATATATGTCCGCGTATCGACGACCCGTCAGGCCGAGCGCGACCTGTCGATCCCCGACCAGATCGCCCAGTGCCGCACATGGTGTCAGCGGCAGAGCATCGAGGTCGTCCGAGTTTTCTCCGAGCCCGGCGCCTCGGCGCTCGATGAAGACCGGCCTGTCTTCCAGGAAATGATCCACACGGCGAAGCGCACGGACAAACCCTTCGATCTCGTGGTCGTGCATTCGCTGAGCCGGTTCAGCCGCGACTCGCTGCATTCCGAACTCTACATCCGCGAGTTGCGTAAGGCCGGGGTCGAACTGGTCTCGATCACGCAGGAGGTTGGACAGGACCCCACGGGCGAGATGTTCCGCAAGCTGCTGCACATCTTCGACGAGCATCAGAGCCGGGAGACCGCGAAACACGTTCACCGCGCCATGCTGGAGAACGCCCGGCAGGGCTTCTGGAACGGCTCACGACCGCCCTATGGCTATGGCGTCGAGATCGCAGAGCGGCGAGGCAGCAAGGACAAGAAGGTGCTGGTCGTCAACGACGCCGAGGCGCGCGTCGTCCGCATGATCTTCGATATGGCAGCAGGCGTGGATGGGCGACCGATGGGCGTGAAGGCGATTGCCACATGGCTCAACGAGCGCGGCATATTGCGGCGGGGACGCAGGTTCTCGACCGGAGGCGTTCATGCCATTCTGACAGCGAGCACCTATCATGGGCAGCATTACTTCAATCGCACCGACAGCCGGAATGACCGGCCCCGTCATCCTTCCGAATGGATACCGCTCGCTGTCCCGGCGATCATCGACGAAAAGACTTTCAACGCCGCGCAGGCGCTTCTGCAAAGCCGCGCGCCCAAGCGGGTGGCGCCGCGCCTGGTCAACACGCCGACGCTGCTCGCTGGGGTGGCCCGATGCGGCCACTGCGGCGCTGCGTTGATCCAGAACACCGGCAAGGGCGGGCAGTATCGCTATTACTGCTGCTCGCGCCGCCTCAAGGAAGGCCCCTTCGGCTGCAAGGGTCTGCGTATGCCGATGGACAAGCTCGACGGGATCGTAATCGGCGAGGTGACGAAGCAGATACTGCAGCCCGAGCATCTCGTGAGCCTGCTCAGTGACTATCTGCGCACGGCGATCGAACGCGAGGATCGCAACCGCGATCGGCTGCGGCAGATGCGCCAAGACCACAAGGAAACCGAAGCGGGAATCACCCGGCTGCTGGAACTGGTCGAGAAGGGCCTAATGGATGCCGAGGACGCTTCAATGCGCGAGCGGTTGGTCAATCTGCGGTTCCGGCGCGATGAACTCGCCGAGCAGGTTTCCGATCTCACCCGTCGTCTGGCTATGGCCGAGCCGGTGATCACGCCCGCCAAGATCGAGAAGCTGGCGCTGCTCCTGCGCGACAAGCTCCATCACGGTCCGCCTGATCTGCGCCAGGCTTATGCCCGGCTGCTACTCAGCGAGGTCCGTGTCCAACCCCATGAAATCCGCATCAGTGGCTCCAAAGCCGTGCTGGCCCGGAGTGCGGCAGCGGGCGTGGCCAAAACCACGCCCGCAGTTCTCTCTTTTGTTGCCCTTCCCGAGAGATGGGTGACATTCCGTACCGGACAGATGGGTTACACTTCTGGCCTTTGCAGGAGGGCAAAGTGCCGTGGAAGGAGTGTGACAAAATGGACGAGCGTCTCCGCTTTGTGGCGCGCCTGTTGGACGGCGAGAAGATGGCGCCGCTGTGCCGGGAGTTCGATATCTCCCGCAAAACGGGCTACAAGATCTTCGAGCGCTACAAGGACTGCGGTCTGTCAGGCCTGA
- a CDS encoding integrase core domain-containing protein — translation MAPLCREFDISRKTGYKIFERYKDCGLSGLTDRSRRPYRQANQLPFQIEKQIIELKREWPSWGAPKIREKLRRHYPELQCPAISTVHAVLDRNGLVKRRRRRRYKAEGTPLSRPLAPNDLWCADYKGEFMLADKRYCYPLTVTDSASRYLLGCEALATTKEVFAISVFERIFKEYGLPKAIRTDNGVPFASAHALFGLSRLSVWWLRLGIGIERIKPGCPQQNGRHERMHLTLKQEATRPACANFLQQQGRFDRFVDIYNHERPHQALAMRYPAECYTRSDRSYEGLPDLEYPFHDKTVIVTTCGRICFDSRKVNLSTVFAGQKIGIKQVDDQIWLVTFMNYDLGFFDNETCRLEPAPTPFGAKLLPMSPE, via the coding sequence ATGGCGCCGCTGTGCCGGGAGTTCGATATCTCCCGCAAAACGGGCTACAAGATCTTCGAGCGCTACAAGGACTGCGGTCTGTCAGGCCTGACAGACCGCAGTCGCCGGCCCTACCGCCAGGCCAACCAGCTTCCGTTCCAGATCGAGAAGCAGATCATCGAGCTGAAGCGCGAATGGCCCAGCTGGGGCGCTCCCAAGATCCGTGAGAAGCTCAGGCGCCATTATCCTGAGCTCCAGTGCCCCGCGATCAGCACCGTTCACGCCGTGCTCGACCGCAATGGGCTGGTGAAGCGAAGGCGACGCCGGCGCTACAAGGCCGAGGGAACGCCGCTCTCCCGGCCGCTGGCACCCAACGATCTTTGGTGCGCCGACTACAAGGGCGAGTTCATGCTCGCCGACAAGAGATATTGCTATCCGCTGACGGTGACCGACTCAGCCAGTCGATATCTGCTCGGCTGCGAAGCCCTCGCAACCACCAAGGAGGTGTTCGCAATCAGTGTGTTCGAGCGCATCTTCAAGGAATATGGCCTGCCCAAGGCAATCCGCACCGACAATGGGGTGCCCTTTGCCAGTGCTCACGCCTTGTTCGGCCTCAGCCGTCTCTCCGTCTGGTGGCTGCGCCTGGGCATCGGGATCGAGCGCATCAAACCCGGTTGCCCCCAACAGAACGGGCGACACGAGCGCATGCACCTGACCCTTAAACAGGAGGCCACCAGGCCTGCATGCGCAAACTTCCTCCAGCAGCAGGGCCGCTTCGACCGCTTCGTCGATATCTACAATCATGAGCGCCCTCACCAGGCGCTGGCAATGCGCTATCCAGCCGAGTGCTACACCCGATCAGACCGAAGCTATGAGGGGCTGCCCGACCTCGAATACCCGTTCCATGACAAGACCGTCATCGTCACAACCTGCGGGCGAATCTGCTTCGATAGCAGGAAGGTCAACCTCAGCACCGTCTTCGCCGGACAGAAAATCGGAATCAAACAGGTCGACGATCAGATCTGGCTCGTCACCTTCATGAATTACGATCTCGGCTTCTTCGACAATGAAACATGCCGGCTTGAGCCAGCACCTACCCCCTTCGGAGCAAAACTGTTACCTATGTCTCCGGAATAA
- the grxC gene encoding glutaredoxin 3 has translation MATIEVYTKFLCPYCTRAKALLEKKGAEYREIDVSMDRAGLDAMIERAGGRRTVPQIFIDGRHIGGSDDLAALDARGELDPLLGLG, from the coding sequence ATGGCGACAATCGAAGTCTATACGAAATTTCTCTGCCCCTACTGCACGCGCGCGAAAGCGCTGCTCGAGAAGAAGGGGGCAGAGTATCGCGAGATCGACGTGTCGATGGATCGCGCTGGCCTTGACGCGATGATCGAGCGCGCCGGTGGCCGCCGGACGGTGCCGCAAATCTTCATCGACGGGCGTCACATCGGGGGAAGCGACGATCTCGCTGCGCTCGATGCGCGCGGCGAGCTGGATCCGCTCCTGGGGCTTGGCTGA